In Saccharomyces cerevisiae S288C chromosome V, complete sequence, one DNA window encodes the following:
- a CDS encoding uncharacterized protein (hypothetical protein; conserved among S. cerevisiae strains; overlaps ORF YEL010W) translates to MNTLLKKYRKQRYAWLRFLLFSKIEGSLPVALRILLSLQPFCCNIYRKYYQENKKVKSTSGNTALKIIEKLESLVSNLRLKYSQMFSLLFLHSYNCLQSLATETFRIIKKREKNLLSLLIPGSCIEIARHFVLKE, encoded by the coding sequence ATGAACACCTTacttaaaaaatatagaaaacAACGTTATGCCTGGCTTCGGTTCCTTctgttttccaaaattgaAGGTTCTCTGCCAGTTGCCCTCAGAATTTTATTGAGTTTGCAACCATTCTGCTGTAACATTTACAGGAAAtattatcaagaaaataagaaagtGAAGAGCACGTCCGGAAACACAGCACttaaaataatagaaaagCTCGAAAGCCTCGTCTCTAACCTCCGTTTGAAATACTCCCAAATGTTttcattactttttttacattCATACAACTGTCTGCAATCACTCGCAACTGAGACTTTCCGGATTAttaaaaagagagaaaaaaatttactaTCGCTACTTATACCTGGTTCCTGCATCGAGATCGCTCGACATTTCGTGCTGAAGGAATAA
- the GCN4 gene encoding amino acid starvation-responsive transcription factor GCN4 (bZIP transcriptional activator of amino acid biosynthetic genes; activator responds to amino acid starvation; expression is tightly regulated at both the transcriptional and translational levels; contains four upstream open reading frames (uORFs) in 5' untranslated region which regulate translation; participates in sulfur starvation-induced autophagy along with Met4p, but is dispensable), whose product MSEYQPSLFALNPMGFSPLDGSKSTNENVSASTSTAKPMVGQLIFDKFIKTEEDPIIKQDTPSNLDFDFALPQTATAPDAKTVLPIPELDDAVVESFFSSSTDSTPMFEYENLEDNSKEWTSLFDNDIPVTTDDVSLADKAIESTEEVSLVPSNLEVSTTSFLPTPVLEDAKLTQTRKVKKPNSVVKKSHHVGKDDESRLDHLGVVAYNRKQRSIPLSPIVPESSDPAALKRARNTEAARRSRARKLQRMKQLEDKVEELLSKNYHLENEVARLKKLVGER is encoded by the coding sequence ATGTCCGAATATCAGCCAAGTTTATTTGCTTTAAATCCAATGGGTTTCTCACCATTGGATGGTTCTAAATCAACCAACGAAAATGTATCTGCTTCCACTTCTACTGCCAAACCAATGGTTGGCCAAttgatttttgataaattcaTCAAGACTGAAGAGGATCCAATTATCAAACAGGATACCCCTTCGaaccttgattttgattttgcTCTTCCACAAACGGCAACTGCACCTGATGCCAAGACCGTTTTGCCAATTCCGGAGCTAGATGACGCTGTAGTGgaatctttcttttcgtcAAGCACTGATTCAACTCCAATGTTTGAGTATGAAAACCTAGAAGACAACTCTAAAGAATGGACATCCTTGTTTGACAATGACATTCCAGTTACCACTGACGATGTTTCATTGGCTGATAAGGCAATTGAATCCACTGAAGAAGTTTCTCTGGTACCATCCAATCTGGAAGTCTCGACAACTTCATTCTTACCCACTCCTGTTCTAGAAGATGCTAAACTGACTCAAACAAGAAAGGTTAAGAAACCAAATTCAGTCGTTAAGAAGTCACATCATGTTGGAAAGGATGACGAATCGAGACTGGATCATCTAGGTGTTGTTGCTTACAACCGCAAACAGCGTTCGATTCCACTTTCTCCAATTGTGCCCGAATCCAGTGATCCTGCTGCTCTAAAACGTGCTAGAAACACTGAAGCCGCCAGGCGTTCTCGTGCGAGAAAGTTGCAAAGAATGAAACAACTTGAAGACAAGGTTGAAGAATTGCTTTCGAAAAATTATCACTTGGAAAATGAGGTTGCCagattaaagaaattagTTGGCGAACGCTGA
- a CDS encoding uncharacterized protein (hypothetical protein; conserved among S. cerevisiae strains; YEL008W is not an essential gene; predicted to be involved in metabolism), producing MLMHFIPRRSSKAVQFNWLEIGVWRGGVYVKKGIVNARTNNSNFYKMPVVFGIVKGMGALCVHAWGMGYGGIIDCSPVTEHGNISVLQLEYMPWICLSKIMSCSVASRHSNVWIMDETIAPLVGCL from the coding sequence ATGCTCATGCACTTTATTCCCCGAAGATCTTCGAAAGCAGTTCAATTTAATTGGCTGGAGATTGGCGTTTGGAGAGGCGGTGTGTATGTCAAGAAAGGCATTGTCAACGCCCGGACAAATAATTCTAATTTTTACAAGATGCCGGTGGTGTTCGGCATTGTAAAAGGTATGGGTGCTTTGTGCGTCCACGCATGGGGTATGGGGTATGGGGGCATCATCGATTGTTCTCCGGTAACGGAACACGGCAATATTTCTGTTCTACAGCTTGAATACATGCCGTGGATCTGTTTATCAAAGATAATGTCATGTAGCGTGGCAAGTCGACACAGCAACGTGTGGATAATGGATGAGACGATAGCGCCACTGGTTGGTTGTTTGTAA
- the MIT1 gene encoding Mit1p (Transcriptional regulator of pseudohyphal growth; protein with sequence similarity to S. pombe gti1+ (gluconate transport inducer 1) and C. albicans Wor1) — protein MDIEPTFKGYIEDEDDALLILQATLDGKLKHIPRRPYEIERPYLIVSGSIFVFIEEISGIKRWTDGVSWSPSRISGKFLIYKELDKENAGSNANATSSGSTDSAVITDGTSGARNNPSSSKIKLPPLKNHQFDLPPTMGHSSFESEQDTSISPSNRSNLPLKYTGLVKKTISVKLKRPPFNSIENLHIVSYYSVKDIKQNCLVTPKASPFLKDVRPSQELIVAMGNTTLGNVKNNSTTTGNGPNNINNKSNSSTPLNTVISTNNNSANINAAGSNQFTSANKNYYYKNDESSGYPITQFAPALPSTTLMYTANPPYITQSPDNTNATGMNTHVNNNNNNSNNSSNSNNSNNNNNNNNNNNNNNNNNINNINNVNTNAGNGNNPNRFHNASFAYNTTGDFINPQQQGQISYPFYYTTIPINNPNYYTTQPPNPVTNASTNENQGYSTSSTQHPYYGHPTESQSASAAAGATGTPGTAENVLPVSSMQPLLHQANNNSASSATSTAPYPVYSMNVNVPYYNSSASAYKRAQENTTSNTNAEPSGATSTNSGTMLSNPAYANSQYTPSQVYYQGFPQYAMASAQNPSMYQHQHQHPLPTVYPIATPQQNIMSSGHTLSTIGSDPQHHHYQQEPNDHKNFAMGHANNNILNITNNDTMNNLNTNTSTTTQ, from the coding sequence ATGGATATCGAGCCTACTTTCAAAGGGTacattgaagatgaagatgacgctTTGCTTATTCTTCAAGCAACTTTGGATGGCAAGTTAAAGCATATACCAAGAAGGCCTTATGAAATAGAAAGACCTTATTTGATCGTATCAGGTAGTATATTCGTTTTTATTGAAGAGATATCGGGCATCAAGAGATGGACTGATGGCGTTTCTTGGTCTCCATCAAGAATATCAGGCAAGTTTCTAATATACAAGGAACTAGACAAGGAAAACGCCGGGTCTAATGCTAATGCTACTTCGAGTGGCAGTACTGATTCCGCCGTCATTACGGATGGAACTTCTGGCGCGAGAAATAACCCTTCTTCGTCGAAAATCAAGCTACCTCCTTTGAAGAATCACCAGTTTGATTTGCCACCTACTATGGGCCATTCAAGTTTTGAGTCAGAGCAAGACACCTCCATTTCTCCATCAAACCGTTCGAACTTACCTTTAAAGTATACTGGCCTGGTGAAGAAGACAATATCTGTGAAGCTGAAGAGACCTCCATTCAACTCGATTGAAAATTTACATATTGTCTCTTATTATTCTGTAAAAGatataaaacaaaattgtCTAGTGACTCCTAAAGCTTCtccttttttgaaagatgtTAGACCTTCACAGGAACTAATTGTCGCGATGGGAAATACAACCTTAGGCAACGTGAAAAACAATTCCACTACCACCGGTAATGGTCCtaataatataaacaaTAAAAGCAACTCTTCCACTCCCCTGAATACTGTTATTTCCACGAATAACAATAGTGCTAATATAAATGCTGCTGGCAGTAATCAATTTACTAGTGCaaacaaaaattattattataaaaatgatgaaagCTCTGGATACCCAATCACTCAATTTGCTCCCGCATTACCATCAACAACTTTGATGTATACGGCGAATCCACCTTATATCACTCAATCTCCTGATAACACTAACGCTACTGGTATGAATACACATgttaataataacaataataatagtaataacagtagtaatagtaataatagtaacaataataataataataataataataataataataacaataataataatattaataatattaataatgtCAATACTAATGCAGGGAACGGTAACAATCCAAATAGATTCCATAACGCCTCTTTTGCTTATAACACCACCGGTGACTTTATTAATCCGCAACAACAAGGACAAATTTCTTATCCATTTTATTATACAACAATTCCGATAAACAATCCTAACTATTATACCACACAACCTCCAAACCCTGTAACAAACGCTTCAACGAACGAGAATCAAGGCTATTCCACCTCCTCAACTCAACACCCTTATTATGGGCATCCTACTGAAAGTCAATCAGCATCAGCAGCCGCAGGCGCTACTGGCACTCCTGGTACAGCCGAGAATGTCCTTCCCGTATCCAGTATGCAGCCACTACTCCATCAAgccaataataatagtgcAAGCTCTGCTACCTCTACAGCTCCTTATCCGGTGTATTCTATGAATGTGAATGTTCCTTATTACAATTCTTCTGCTTCTGCATACAAGAGGGCACAAGAAAATACTACTTCAAATACGAATGCAGAACCTTCTGGTGCTACAAGCACTAACTCAGGCACCATGCTATCAAATCCTGCATACGCTAATTCTCAGTACACTCCATCGCAAGTGTATTACCAGGGATTCCCCCAATATGCCATGGCAAGTGCTCAAAATCCGTCTATGTATCAACACCAGCACCAACATCCTTTGCCCACTGTATATCCAATAGCGACGCCTCAACAAAATATAATGAGCTCTGGTCACACTTTGAGCACTATTGGATCTGATCCTCAACATCATCACTATCAACAAGAGCCCAACGACCACAAAAACTTCGCTATGGGTCACGCGAACAA